A region of Anguilla rostrata isolate EN2019 chromosome 10, ASM1855537v3, whole genome shotgun sequence DNA encodes the following proteins:
- the LOC135233360 gene encoding uncharacterized protein LOC135233360 isoform X2, with product MELETKRKRKASPECELAVSGNHSSNQRKRKQETNHGAQAESEKCSRTPKSKKKAALRSRGGKGPPLSAINRRNLQGETLLHRAAMDGDVRLMRAMLQLDVDVNGADYAGWTPLHEAAIGDCYEIAAALLEAGAVVNCIGDKGTTPLHDAIGYGHHQVAQLLLDSGANPTMKNEQGKTALDMTDDSSLRKMIERYLPRTRRISVSAQRRSNHNPVQEDGNRQQVTCKMQKKVEESAAKSSHSSAEAVRTRSRTPAAQGIMSQSPVAQRTVSQSPVAQRTVSQSPVAQRTISQSPVAQRTVSQSPVAQRTVSQSPVAQRTISQSPVAQRTVSPSPGPQRAMSRSPVAQRTVSQSPGPQRAMSQSPVAQRTMSQSPVAQRTVSQSSVAQRTMSQSPVARITRRRTGAGSGWNDSRLDLLALGGVLCEAGSREISAELRDERGTEQDRSKPAKSEDRKTASACHCSQQDVQTDADICNSRFSLSKIRNGFLDYDLVKQMPESNLIPCLDKTGDRRCVENTQEQQGDLHNSRSPDLVGSMEAENKTRTKGPQTVGCEPELQDDTVSQSILPALPVADKPKSKGTTFGLILGISGEPVINTNTSDLIQNLCDIQRDNSGDSTVGSERHVLPFKAPEVLRDSDFSTNMSGESGIVHHSLGGCGAEENLEECSISLLAPHSDVFRHMVVQQCLSTEGDRQEETRSGASVEEPTLALESDSSTPSLLFENLSKSEGFSPSGLRVDRDDGLRVVSSVNENLNHGTSSKVVNPESMTVSSDISMQQGPPDSHVKDCSLTYSMEEDQSNLHRLTSRTVTGPVPMTGASSHMKELSDSQNRASEHQKKSVQNYIVAEHLHAVEQVSELTEINGNAHSTLSSENADRTRGRLMEEECLLLNCSQTDLSGNYVQGKEMGGMHTDAILKISPERPGLQCGEQLLKGTLLYDSASITSSCSETQVTSTIQEMENTLVTESYMQKMESRSSKESPKSNQINSLSTCNSKDMELACDMGGSFDLAMNDATVIDGKTHSSYDSDCTMISESNYMERNSFGTALENVCLHPELTLGSTKGQVKDNGKRSFENAFGTSIENNTGNCKGNVTFSAQLNSASTVDSGHKTSNVGICVDVKHQNKDYVLSNFSGQQSQKSKISQTKNSCKKDEEIQQKSKHNASSKKHPGRSKVVCASACAATTSCGGPQQALKLPVRNINKRNSRGESHLHLAAKRGDLALVRALIEAGINVNQADYAGWTALHEASALGRVAVVEELLLSGADINSRGLEGLTPLHDAVTSNHYETVKLLLQYGSNPNDQNVFGKSPLDLECAECIKELLSTFRGPFVSPREGFSKPPPAVEKRKPSAPSLYCESDRSGSGTRPSKESHGCSELESTITTLESVEKKQKEMSTWEFSSPEDIGKFSEAFSQIQEVLNSVLNKHKAENRELTRKYRMASDSFKQGLLREQLMSLASRQKCLLSILQKQNALKLSVQAQSCRLLGGQPSTQGPKPGAGAPWGRNTGPYRGTPEQEAPLSCHGGVSEEPPHSLSVSSPGDAGVLHHSSDSTHISSDTDSVESEAEVDGLGDAEVAMPRTDNALHLETGRPGRGLEQAKISAHQSTLPSSSQPAAGSRGDEHRSEVTGENAVDCSSQMAFLEVANNNASIAPSSFTVEHHTSQTHPTRPNVTPVPSSSTLYQTVYLSQPPGWITAQQNALGVNKTLVRTKKSGAGTADDLQGRGFPHEVRVIAQGQRNSSETHSTKGRNSAPGYPVPDKTSSGAALSPEDQKSAFEAAACKTLPQHGDTAVRNRQLIDLIQRGVIKPGDQALQQTLKVTYRSKSPVMYAESSDLAAKDSLATQAFFPDFTPVVTHHTEEAAKTSVSNFMEINRIILISNDEFMPSHLMDRYWDVFSQSEDWAI from the exons GTAAAAAGAAAGCAGCGCTGCGGTCCAGAGGCGGAAAGGGCCCGCCTCTCAGCGCCATCAACCGGAGGAACCTGCAGGGAGAGACACTGCTGCACCGAGCGGCAATGGACGGAGACGTGAGGCTGATGAGGGCCATGCTGCAGCTGGACGTGGACGTGAACGGAGCCGATTACGCAG GTTGGACCCCCCTGCATGAGGCAGCGATCGGAGACTGCTATGAAATAGCAGCAGCTCTGCTGGAGGCTGGAGCTGTGGTCAACTGCATAGGGGACAAAGGAACCACTCCTTTGCATGACGCCATAGGCTACGGTCACCATCAG GTTGCTCAGCTGCTTCTGGACAGCGGTGCTAATCCCACAATGAAAAACGAGCAGGGGAAGACTGCCCTCGACATGACAGATGACAGCTCCTTGAGAAAAATGATTGAAAGATACTTACCCAGGACTAGGCGAATATCAGTGTCAG ctcAAAGAAGGTCCAACCATAACCCTGTTCAAGAAGACGGTAACAGGCAGCAAGTCACTTGCAAGATGCAAAAGAAA GTGGAGGAAAGTGCCGCTAAGTCCTCGCACAGCTCGGCTGAGGCTGTAAGAACCAGAAGCAGAACCCCTGCAGCCCAGGGAATAATGAGCCAATCCCCTGTGGCCCAGAGGACAGTGAGCCAATCCCCTGTGGCCCAGAGGACAGTGAGCCAATCCCCTGTGGCCCAGAGGACAATCAGCCAATCCCCTGTGGCTCAGAGGACAGTGAGCCAATCCCCTGTGGCCCAGAGGACAGTGAGCCAATCCCCTGTGGCCCAGAGGACAATCAGCCAATCCCCTGTGGCTCAGAGGACAGTGAGCCCATCCCCTGGACCCCAGAGGGCTATGAGCCGATCTCCTGTGGCCCAGAGGACAGTGAGCCAATCCCCTGGACCCCAGAGGGCTATGAGCCAATCTCCTGTGGCCCAGAGGACAATGAGCCAATCCCCTGTGGCTCAGAGGACCGTGAGCCAATCTTCTGTGGCCCAGAGGACAATGAGCCAATCCCCTGTGGCCCGAATTACAAGAAGAAGGACTGGAGCCGGGAGTGGCTGGAATGACAGCCGTTTAGATTTACTTGCACTCgggggtgtgttgtgtgaggcAGGGAGCAGAGAAATATCTGCTGAACTTCGAGACGAGCGTGGCACAGAACAGGACAGGAGTAAACCGGCAAAATCAGAGGACAGGAAGACTGCTTCTGCATGCCATTGTTCTCAACAGGATGTCCAGACGGATGCAGACATTTGCAATAGTCGTTTTTCGCTCAGCAAAATCAGAAATGGATTTCTTGATTATGATTTGGTGAAGCAAATGCCAGAATCTAATTTGATTCCCTGCCTTGATAAAACTGGAGACCGGCGTTGTGTTGAAAATACCCAGGAACAACAGGGTGATTTACATAATAGCAGAAGCCCCGATTTAGTGGGCAGCATGGaagctgaaaataaaaccaggacAAAGGGGCCCCAAACAGTGGGGTGTGAACCTGAGTTACAGGATGATACAGTGTCCCAGAGCATactgcctgctctgcctgtggcAGATAAACCAAAATCTAAAGGAACCACTTTTGGCCTGATTCTAGGAATCAGTGGAGAACCAGTAATAAACACCAACACAAGTGATTTGATACAGAATCTCTGCGATATTCAAAGGGACAACAGTGGTGACTCTACAGTGGGAAGTGAGAGACATGTCCTCCCATTCAAAGCACCAGAGGTTTTAAGAGATTCTGACTTCTCAACTAACATGTCTGGTGAATCTGGGATTGTTCACCACAGCCTAGGTGGATGTGGTGCGGAAGAAAATTTGGAAGAATGTAGCATTTCGTTGCTCGCACCTCATTCAGATGTGTTCAGACACATGGTTGTTCAACAGTGTCTCTCCACTGAGGGTGATAGGCAGGAGGAAACACGGTCAGGTGCATCAGTAGAGGAACCAACACTGGCACTCGAGTCTGACAGCAGTACTCCATCCTTGCTGTTCGAAAACCTTAGTAAGAGCGAAGGGTTTTCTCCCAGTGGACTGCGTGTGGATCGCGATGACGGACTGCGTGTTGTCTCCAGTGTAAATGAAAACCTTAACCACGGCACATCAAGCAAAGTCGTCAATCCCGAGAGTATGACCGTATCCTCAGACATTTCGATGCAGCAAGGGCCTCCTGATTCACACGTTAAAGACTGCAGTCTCACGTACAGTATGGAGGAAGATCAGAGTAATCTGCACAGACTCACGTCAAGAACGGTGACTGGACCTGTGCCAATGACAGGAGCAAGCAGTCACATGAAAGAGTTATCTGACTCACAAAACAGGGCCAGTGAGCACCAGAAGAAATCTGTACAAAACTATATTGTTGCAGAACACTTGCATGCAGTAGAGCAGGTGTCAGAATTGACAGAGATCAATGGCAATGCACATTCTACTCTCAGTTCTGAGAATGCTGACAGGACTAGAGGAAGACTCATGGAAGAGGAATGTTTGTTGTTGAATTGCAGCCAGACAGATTTGTCCGGAAATTATGTCCAGGGAAAAGAGATGGGAGGGATGCACACAGACGCAATCCTGAAAATATCTCCTGAAAGACCCGGCTTACAGTGTGGAGAGCAGCTTCTAAAGGGAACACTCCTGTATGACTCTGCATCCATCACTTCTAGTTGTTCTGAAACCCAAGTGACCTCAACCATCCAGGAAATGGAAAACACATTAGTCACTGAAAGTTATATGCAAAAAATGGAGTCTAGAAGTAGTAAAGAAAGCCCCAAAAGtaatcaaattaattcattaagcACATGTAACTCTAAAGACATGGAGCTAGCCTGCGATATGGGGGGAAGCTTTGACCTTGCCATGAATGATGCTACTGTCATAGATGGCAAAACGCACAGCTCATATGACTCCGACTGCACTATGATCTCAGAATCTAATTACATGGAACGCAACAGTTTTGGTACAGCTTTAGAAAATGTCTGTCTACATCCAGAGCTAACATTGGGTTCCACTAAGGGTCAAGTAAAGGACAATGGAAAGCGTagctttgaaaatgcatttggaacAAGCATAGAGAATAATACTGGAAACTGCAAGGGAAACGTCACCTTTTCTGCACAATTAAACTCAGCCAGCACAGTGGATTCTGGCCATAAGACAAGCAATGTGGGAATCTGTGTAGATGtaaaacaccaaaacaaagaCTATGtcctcagcaatttctctggccAACAAAGtcaaaaaagcaaaatcagcCAAACTAAAAATAGTTGTAAAAAAGACGAAGAGATTCAGCAGAAGAGCAAGCACAATGCCTCATCAAAAAAGCATCCAGGAAGAAGCAAGGTAGTATGTGCAAGTGCTTGTGCTGCTACCACATCTTGTGGAG gaCCACAACAGGCCTTGAAGTTACCAGTACGAAACATCAACAAGAGAAACAGCCGAGGAGAATCGCATCTTCATTTAGCTGCCAAGAGAGGGGACCTTGCTCTTGTCAGAGCCTTGATAGAGGCAGGGATAAATGTCAACCAAGCAGATTATGCAG GATGGACAGCTCTGCACGAAGCCAGCGCCCTGGGACGCGTGGCTGTGGTGGAGGAGCTGCTGCTCTCGGGGGCCGACATCAACAGCCGAGGCCTAGAGGGACTCACACCTCTGCATGACGCTGTCACCTCAAACCACTATGAG actGTCAAGCTCCTCCTTCAGTACGGTTCAAACCCTAATGACCAAAACGTCTTTGGGAAGAGCCCCTTGGATTTGGAATGTGCGGAATGCATCAAAGAGTTGCTTTCAACATTCCGTGGACCTTTTGTATCACCACGTGAAGGCTtttccaaaccccccccag CagtagagaaaagaaaaccatcaGCCCCTTCCCTTTACTGTGAGAGCGATCGCAGTGGGAGTGGAACTCGGCCCTCTAAAGAAAGTCATGGCTGCAGTGAA CTGGAATCCACCATCACAACTTTAGAGAGCGTGGAAAAGAAGCAAAAGGAGATGTCAACCTGGGAATTTTCAAGCCCAGAAGATATAG GTAAATTTTCAGAAGCATTTTCTCAAATCCAGGAAGTCCTGAATAGCgtgttaaacaaacacaaagcagaaaacCGTGAGCTCACCAGAAAGTACAG GATGGCATCTGATTCATTCAAACAGGGCCTTCTGAGGGAACAGCTCATGTCCTTAGCCTCAAGACAGAAATGCCTCCTGAGCATTCTTCAGAAGCAGAACGCCCTCAAACTTAGTGTTCAGGCACAGAGCTGTCGGCTGCTAGGAGGGCAGCCCTCGACACAGGGCCCAAAACCTGGAGCCGGCGCTCCCTGGGGACGTAACACGGGGCCCTACAGAGGAACACCAGAACAGGAGGCCCCTTTGAGCTGTCATGGAGGAGTCTCTGAGGAACCTCCCCATTCCCTGTCCGTTTCTAGTCCCGGAGATGCAGGCGTCCTGCACCACTCTAGCGATTCCACTCACATTAGCTCAGACACTGATTCAGTGGAATCTGAGGCCGAGGTTGATGGCCTGGGAGACGCAGAGGTTGCCATGCCTCGTACAGATAATGCACTTCACCTGGAAACCGGAAGGCCTGGAAGAGGACTGGAGCAGGCTAAGATCTCTGCACACCAGTCTACACTGCCCTCCTCATCTCAACCAGCTGCTGGCTCAAGAGGTGATGagcacaggtcagaggtcacaggtgaaAACGCTGTGGACTGCAGCTCCCAGATGGCTTTCCTCGAGGTCGCCAACAATAACGCAAGCATTGCCCCATCAAGCTTCACGGTTGAGCACCACACCTCACAGACGCATCCAACCAGACCCAACGTCACCCCAGTGCCTTCTTCCTCCACTCTTTACCAAACTGTATACTTGTCTCAGCCACCGGGTTGGATCACAGCCCAACAGAATGCACTCGGTGTGAACAAGACACTTGTACGTACGAAGAAATCTGGTGCTGGAACCGCAGATGATTTACAGGGTAGAGGCTTTCCTCATGAAGTGCGAGTAATCGCACAAGGTCAGCGAAACTCCAGTGAAACGCATTCCACGAAGGGTAGGAATTCAGCTCCCGGTTATCCTGTCCCTGATAAGACCTCTTCTGGAGCAGCTTTGAGTCCTGAAGATCAGAAGAGTGCATTTGAGGCAGCTGCTTGTAAGACCCTTCCACAGCATGGAGACACGGCAGTCAGAAACAGACAGTTGATCGACCTTATTCAGCGTGGAGTTATCAAGCCTGGAGACCAAGCTCTACAGCAGACACTGAAG GTGACTTACAGATCAAAGTCACCGGTGATGTATGCAGAGAGTTCTGACCTGGCAGCGAAGGATTCCTTAGCAACACAAGCCTTCTTTCCTGATTTCACACCTGTGGTGACTCACCACACAG AGGAAGCCGCAAAGACCTCTGTCAGCAACTTCATGGAAATCAACAGGATTATTTTAATCAGCAATGACGAGTTTATGCCCAGCCACTTGATGGATCGTTACTGGGACGTCTTTTCACAAAGTGAAGACTGGGCAATTTAA
- the LOC135233360 gene encoding uncharacterized protein LOC135233360 isoform X1 — protein sequence MELETKRKRKASPECELAVSGNHSSNQRKRKQETNHGAQAESEKCSRTPKSKKKAALRSRGGKGPPLSAINRRNLQGETLLHRAAMDGDVRLMRAMLQLDVDVNGADYAGWTPLHEAAIGDCYEIAAALLEAGAVVNCIGDKGTTPLHDAIGYGHHQVAQLLLDSGANPTMKNEQGKTALDMTDDSSLRKMIERYLPRTRRISVSAQRRSNHNPVQEDGNRQQVTCKMQKKVEESAAKSSHSSAEAVRTRSRTPAAQGIMSQSPVAQRTVSQSPVAQRTVSQSPVAQRTISQSPVAQRTVSQSPVAQRTVSQSPVAQRTISQSPVAQRTVSPSPGPQRAMSRSPVAQRTVSQSPGPQRAMSQSPVAQRTMSQSPVAQRTVSQSSVAQRTMSQSPVARITRRRTGAGSGWNDSRLDLLALGGVLCEAGSREISAELRDERGTEQDRSKPAKSEDRKTASACHCSQQDVQTDADICNSRFSLSKIRNGFLDYDLVKQMPESNLIPCLDKTGDRRCVENTQEQQGDLHNSRSPDLVGSMEAENKTRTKGPQTVGCEPELQDDTVSQSILPALPVADKPKSKGTTFGLILGISGEPVINTNTSDLIQNLCDIQRDNSGDSTVGSERHVLPFKAPEVLRDSDFSTNMSGESGIVHHSLGGCGAEENLEECSISLLAPHSDVFRHMVVQQCLSTEGDRQEETRSGASVEEPTLALESDSSTPSLLFENLSKSEGFSPSGLRVDRDDGLRVVSSVNENLNHGTSSKVVNPESMTVSSDISMQQGPPDSHVKDCSLTYSMEEDQSNLHRLTSRTVTGPVPMTGASSHMKELSDSQNRASEHQKKSVQNYIVAEHLHAVEQVSELTEINGNAHSTLSSENADRTRGRLMEEECLLLNCSQTDLSGNYVQGKEMGGMHTDAILKISPERPGLQCGEQLLKGTLLYDSASITSSCSETQVTSTIQEMENTLVTESYMQKMESRSSKESPKSNQINSLSTCNSKDMELACDMGGSFDLAMNDATVIDGKTHSSYDSDCTMISESNYMERNSFGTALENVCLHPELTLGSTKGQVKDNGKRSFENAFGTSIENNTGNCKGNVTFSAQLNSASTVDSGHKTSNVGICVDVKHQNKDYVLSNFSGQQSQKSKISQTKNSCKKDEEIQQKSKHNASSKKHPGRSKVVCASACAATTSCGGPQQALKLPVRNINKRNSRGESHLHLAAKRGDLALVRALIEAGINVNQADYAGWTALHEASALGRVAVVEELLLSGADINSRGLEGLTPLHDAVTSNHYETVKLLLQYGSNPNDQNVFGKSPLDLECAECIKELLSTFRGPFVSPREGFSKPPPAVEKRKPSAPSLYCESDRSGSGTRPSKESHGCSEVSTLESTITTLESVEKKQKEMSTWEFSSPEDIGKFSEAFSQIQEVLNSVLNKHKAENRELTRKYRMASDSFKQGLLREQLMSLASRQKCLLSILQKQNALKLSVQAQSCRLLGGQPSTQGPKPGAGAPWGRNTGPYRGTPEQEAPLSCHGGVSEEPPHSLSVSSPGDAGVLHHSSDSTHISSDTDSVESEAEVDGLGDAEVAMPRTDNALHLETGRPGRGLEQAKISAHQSTLPSSSQPAAGSRGDEHRSEVTGENAVDCSSQMAFLEVANNNASIAPSSFTVEHHTSQTHPTRPNVTPVPSSSTLYQTVYLSQPPGWITAQQNALGVNKTLVRTKKSGAGTADDLQGRGFPHEVRVIAQGQRNSSETHSTKGRNSAPGYPVPDKTSSGAALSPEDQKSAFEAAACKTLPQHGDTAVRNRQLIDLIQRGVIKPGDQALQQTLKVTYRSKSPVMYAESSDLAAKDSLATQAFFPDFTPVVTHHTEEAAKTSVSNFMEINRIILISNDEFMPSHLMDRYWDVFSQSEDWAI from the exons GTAAAAAGAAAGCAGCGCTGCGGTCCAGAGGCGGAAAGGGCCCGCCTCTCAGCGCCATCAACCGGAGGAACCTGCAGGGAGAGACACTGCTGCACCGAGCGGCAATGGACGGAGACGTGAGGCTGATGAGGGCCATGCTGCAGCTGGACGTGGACGTGAACGGAGCCGATTACGCAG GTTGGACCCCCCTGCATGAGGCAGCGATCGGAGACTGCTATGAAATAGCAGCAGCTCTGCTGGAGGCTGGAGCTGTGGTCAACTGCATAGGGGACAAAGGAACCACTCCTTTGCATGACGCCATAGGCTACGGTCACCATCAG GTTGCTCAGCTGCTTCTGGACAGCGGTGCTAATCCCACAATGAAAAACGAGCAGGGGAAGACTGCCCTCGACATGACAGATGACAGCTCCTTGAGAAAAATGATTGAAAGATACTTACCCAGGACTAGGCGAATATCAGTGTCAG ctcAAAGAAGGTCCAACCATAACCCTGTTCAAGAAGACGGTAACAGGCAGCAAGTCACTTGCAAGATGCAAAAGAAA GTGGAGGAAAGTGCCGCTAAGTCCTCGCACAGCTCGGCTGAGGCTGTAAGAACCAGAAGCAGAACCCCTGCAGCCCAGGGAATAATGAGCCAATCCCCTGTGGCCCAGAGGACAGTGAGCCAATCCCCTGTGGCCCAGAGGACAGTGAGCCAATCCCCTGTGGCCCAGAGGACAATCAGCCAATCCCCTGTGGCTCAGAGGACAGTGAGCCAATCCCCTGTGGCCCAGAGGACAGTGAGCCAATCCCCTGTGGCCCAGAGGACAATCAGCCAATCCCCTGTGGCTCAGAGGACAGTGAGCCCATCCCCTGGACCCCAGAGGGCTATGAGCCGATCTCCTGTGGCCCAGAGGACAGTGAGCCAATCCCCTGGACCCCAGAGGGCTATGAGCCAATCTCCTGTGGCCCAGAGGACAATGAGCCAATCCCCTGTGGCTCAGAGGACCGTGAGCCAATCTTCTGTGGCCCAGAGGACAATGAGCCAATCCCCTGTGGCCCGAATTACAAGAAGAAGGACTGGAGCCGGGAGTGGCTGGAATGACAGCCGTTTAGATTTACTTGCACTCgggggtgtgttgtgtgaggcAGGGAGCAGAGAAATATCTGCTGAACTTCGAGACGAGCGTGGCACAGAACAGGACAGGAGTAAACCGGCAAAATCAGAGGACAGGAAGACTGCTTCTGCATGCCATTGTTCTCAACAGGATGTCCAGACGGATGCAGACATTTGCAATAGTCGTTTTTCGCTCAGCAAAATCAGAAATGGATTTCTTGATTATGATTTGGTGAAGCAAATGCCAGAATCTAATTTGATTCCCTGCCTTGATAAAACTGGAGACCGGCGTTGTGTTGAAAATACCCAGGAACAACAGGGTGATTTACATAATAGCAGAAGCCCCGATTTAGTGGGCAGCATGGaagctgaaaataaaaccaggacAAAGGGGCCCCAAACAGTGGGGTGTGAACCTGAGTTACAGGATGATACAGTGTCCCAGAGCATactgcctgctctgcctgtggcAGATAAACCAAAATCTAAAGGAACCACTTTTGGCCTGATTCTAGGAATCAGTGGAGAACCAGTAATAAACACCAACACAAGTGATTTGATACAGAATCTCTGCGATATTCAAAGGGACAACAGTGGTGACTCTACAGTGGGAAGTGAGAGACATGTCCTCCCATTCAAAGCACCAGAGGTTTTAAGAGATTCTGACTTCTCAACTAACATGTCTGGTGAATCTGGGATTGTTCACCACAGCCTAGGTGGATGTGGTGCGGAAGAAAATTTGGAAGAATGTAGCATTTCGTTGCTCGCACCTCATTCAGATGTGTTCAGACACATGGTTGTTCAACAGTGTCTCTCCACTGAGGGTGATAGGCAGGAGGAAACACGGTCAGGTGCATCAGTAGAGGAACCAACACTGGCACTCGAGTCTGACAGCAGTACTCCATCCTTGCTGTTCGAAAACCTTAGTAAGAGCGAAGGGTTTTCTCCCAGTGGACTGCGTGTGGATCGCGATGACGGACTGCGTGTTGTCTCCAGTGTAAATGAAAACCTTAACCACGGCACATCAAGCAAAGTCGTCAATCCCGAGAGTATGACCGTATCCTCAGACATTTCGATGCAGCAAGGGCCTCCTGATTCACACGTTAAAGACTGCAGTCTCACGTACAGTATGGAGGAAGATCAGAGTAATCTGCACAGACTCACGTCAAGAACGGTGACTGGACCTGTGCCAATGACAGGAGCAAGCAGTCACATGAAAGAGTTATCTGACTCACAAAACAGGGCCAGTGAGCACCAGAAGAAATCTGTACAAAACTATATTGTTGCAGAACACTTGCATGCAGTAGAGCAGGTGTCAGAATTGACAGAGATCAATGGCAATGCACATTCTACTCTCAGTTCTGAGAATGCTGACAGGACTAGAGGAAGACTCATGGAAGAGGAATGTTTGTTGTTGAATTGCAGCCAGACAGATTTGTCCGGAAATTATGTCCAGGGAAAAGAGATGGGAGGGATGCACACAGACGCAATCCTGAAAATATCTCCTGAAAGACCCGGCTTACAGTGTGGAGAGCAGCTTCTAAAGGGAACACTCCTGTATGACTCTGCATCCATCACTTCTAGTTGTTCTGAAACCCAAGTGACCTCAACCATCCAGGAAATGGAAAACACATTAGTCACTGAAAGTTATATGCAAAAAATGGAGTCTAGAAGTAGTAAAGAAAGCCCCAAAAGtaatcaaattaattcattaagcACATGTAACTCTAAAGACATGGAGCTAGCCTGCGATATGGGGGGAAGCTTTGACCTTGCCATGAATGATGCTACTGTCATAGATGGCAAAACGCACAGCTCATATGACTCCGACTGCACTATGATCTCAGAATCTAATTACATGGAACGCAACAGTTTTGGTACAGCTTTAGAAAATGTCTGTCTACATCCAGAGCTAACATTGGGTTCCACTAAGGGTCAAGTAAAGGACAATGGAAAGCGTagctttgaaaatgcatttggaacAAGCATAGAGAATAATACTGGAAACTGCAAGGGAAACGTCACCTTTTCTGCACAATTAAACTCAGCCAGCACAGTGGATTCTGGCCATAAGACAAGCAATGTGGGAATCTGTGTAGATGtaaaacaccaaaacaaagaCTATGtcctcagcaatttctctggccAACAAAGtcaaaaaagcaaaatcagcCAAACTAAAAATAGTTGTAAAAAAGACGAAGAGATTCAGCAGAAGAGCAAGCACAATGCCTCATCAAAAAAGCATCCAGGAAGAAGCAAGGTAGTATGTGCAAGTGCTTGTGCTGCTACCACATCTTGTGGAG gaCCACAACAGGCCTTGAAGTTACCAGTACGAAACATCAACAAGAGAAACAGCCGAGGAGAATCGCATCTTCATTTAGCTGCCAAGAGAGGGGACCTTGCTCTTGTCAGAGCCTTGATAGAGGCAGGGATAAATGTCAACCAAGCAGATTATGCAG GATGGACAGCTCTGCACGAAGCCAGCGCCCTGGGACGCGTGGCTGTGGTGGAGGAGCTGCTGCTCTCGGGGGCCGACATCAACAGCCGAGGCCTAGAGGGACTCACACCTCTGCATGACGCTGTCACCTCAAACCACTATGAG actGTCAAGCTCCTCCTTCAGTACGGTTCAAACCCTAATGACCAAAACGTCTTTGGGAAGAGCCCCTTGGATTTGGAATGTGCGGAATGCATCAAAGAGTTGCTTTCAACATTCCGTGGACCTTTTGTATCACCACGTGAAGGCTtttccaaaccccccccag CagtagagaaaagaaaaccatcaGCCCCTTCCCTTTACTGTGAGAGCGATCGCAGTGGGAGTGGAACTCGGCCCTCTAAAGAAAGTCATGGCTGCAGTGAAGTAAGCACG CTGGAATCCACCATCACAACTTTAGAGAGCGTGGAAAAGAAGCAAAAGGAGATGTCAACCTGGGAATTTTCAAGCCCAGAAGATATAG GTAAATTTTCAGAAGCATTTTCTCAAATCCAGGAAGTCCTGAATAGCgtgttaaacaaacacaaagcagaaaacCGTGAGCTCACCAGAAAGTACAG GATGGCATCTGATTCATTCAAACAGGGCCTTCTGAGGGAACAGCTCATGTCCTTAGCCTCAAGACAGAAATGCCTCCTGAGCATTCTTCAGAAGCAGAACGCCCTCAAACTTAGTGTTCAGGCACAGAGCTGTCGGCTGCTAGGAGGGCAGCCCTCGACACAGGGCCCAAAACCTGGAGCCGGCGCTCCCTGGGGACGTAACACGGGGCCCTACAGAGGAACACCAGAACAGGAGGCCCCTTTGAGCTGTCATGGAGGAGTCTCTGAGGAACCTCCCCATTCCCTGTCCGTTTCTAGTCCCGGAGATGCAGGCGTCCTGCACCACTCTAGCGATTCCACTCACATTAGCTCAGACACTGATTCAGTGGAATCTGAGGCCGAGGTTGATGGCCTGGGAGACGCAGAGGTTGCCATGCCTCGTACAGATAATGCACTTCACCTGGAAACCGGAAGGCCTGGAAGAGGACTGGAGCAGGCTAAGATCTCTGCACACCAGTCTACACTGCCCTCCTCATCTCAACCAGCTGCTGGCTCAAGAGGTGATGagcacaggtcagaggtcacaggtgaaAACGCTGTGGACTGCAGCTCCCAGATGGCTTTCCTCGAGGTCGCCAACAATAACGCAAGCATTGCCCCATCAAGCTTCACGGTTGAGCACCACACCTCACAGACGCATCCAACCAGACCCAACGTCACCCCAGTGCCTTCTTCCTCCACTCTTTACCAAACTGTATACTTGTCTCAGCCACCGGGTTGGATCACAGCCCAACAGAATGCACTCGGTGTGAACAAGACACTTGTACGTACGAAGAAATCTGGTGCTGGAACCGCAGATGATTTACAGGGTAGAGGCTTTCCTCATGAAGTGCGAGTAATCGCACAAGGTCAGCGAAACTCCAGTGAAACGCATTCCACGAAGGGTAGGAATTCAGCTCCCGGTTATCCTGTCCCTGATAAGACCTCTTCTGGAGCAGCTTTGAGTCCTGAAGATCAGAAGAGTGCATTTGAGGCAGCTGCTTGTAAGACCCTTCCACAGCATGGAGACACGGCAGTCAGAAACAGACAGTTGATCGACCTTATTCAGCGTGGAGTTATCAAGCCTGGAGACCAAGCTCTACAGCAGACACTGAAG GTGACTTACAGATCAAAGTCACCGGTGATGTATGCAGAGAGTTCTGACCTGGCAGCGAAGGATTCCTTAGCAACACAAGCCTTCTTTCCTGATTTCACACCTGTGGTGACTCACCACACAG AGGAAGCCGCAAAGACCTCTGTCAGCAACTTCATGGAAATCAACAGGATTATTTTAATCAGCAATGACGAGTTTATGCCCAGCCACTTGATGGATCGTTACTGGGACGTCTTTTCACAAAGTGAAGACTGGGCAATTTAA